One Aegilops tauschii subsp. strangulata cultivar AL8/78 chromosome 2, Aet v6.0, whole genome shotgun sequence genomic window, CCAAAGCCTTGGCTTCGGCAGTCTCCCCAACGATGGGGGTCTGAAGGGTCTGCTCATTTCTGCATTGCAGTTCCTCCCTTTGCTCTGCGGTGAGGGCCTGCGGGTAGTACTCTTCGTTGACGTGCGACGGACCACCACTTTTGCCACCACCACGGGGAAATCTGGGTGGGCTACGCTGGGAGCCAATAACGAGTACTTCTGCTGCCGAATCATTGCTTTCGCACTCGAAAAGCATATCTGAGTGGTTGGACGATAGATCGAACAAACCATAGAGAGACTCATCGGGCTCGATTGTCGCGATCTGAAGAGTGGATGACTGACGATCCACTGCGTgtttcacccaccgctggagccgcgaGCGACCGGATCGCTTGCGACGACGAGTAGCGAGGAGGGAAGACACCGCCGGAGCCGAacgatactgagtcgacggctgccgcaagAGAACGCCGTAGGCGCTCGTGAGCCACCCCACGAATAGGGAGTGCCTTGACGTCGAGGGGGGCCTCCTGGAGCCAGGCCGAATCGTCGGCGACAAAACTGAGCGCGCCGAGAAAGATCTCGCGGCCCAGAGACAGTCCGCCGCCGGAAACCATGTCGAAGAAGTTCGAAGAATGCAACCTCGCCGAAAGTCGCTGAGACGCCTGCCCATGACTgacgccaactgtcgtgggaatGGATCTAACAGTAGAGGTAGGGGGTAGGTAAGAGAGGGCAGAGCCTAGCTACGACGAGGTTGTACACTtggatttacgagttcaggcccctctcggaGGAGGAAATAGCCCTACGTCTTGGTGCTGCGGGAGCTTTGTTTTCTTGGAGTgttgagttacagggggtgcgaacccttgtgcaagAGGGGAGGGGCGGCTTATATAGAGTCCGCTGACCCCTCGCAGTCCTCAGTTACGCAAGGGTTCAAAGAGAGAATAAAGGTGGGAACGTTACTGGAAACATCCATAATTAATGATCTTTATAGCGATAGATTGATTGCCTGACCATTGCCATCCTGGGGTGGCTATAGGTCTTCTGTTCTTCGAGTGAAATCTTGTACTCCGAATGAATAGCGGCGGTCGAGTGGGGGTAGAGTGACCAAGTGGATCTTCTGTCGAGGGACTTGCTCGATGTGGTCGTTCCAGTCGGAACCTCCTTTCCAACTTTGTAGGTCTTGGACTTCTTATgtagtgtccttgggtagggcatGTAGGTCGGGCCTaggaccctaccctaggtacatgtcatcgtcaccTCATAGCACATGTCTTGTTCATTTTACCTTTTCCGAGCCATTTTATTAATGAAAAGTTCATTATCTTCCTCTTCACCCTTTTCATCAGAGTTATTTTCCTCATTGTCTTCCTTTCCTCATTCTCATATCTCGCAGGAGCATAATTTTTACCACAAAAAAAATCTAGAAGGAGCAGAAAAAGTGCCAACAACAATGGATCCTCTAGTGTCCATATTAGCAAATTCGGCAGTCCTAGATCTCTTAGGAGAAGGACTACCATCCTTATTAGGAGCATCAATAGATACATTATCATTAGGTTTTTTCCCAAGGATCTTATCAGTAGAGTAGACAAAATCATAAAATGTCCTCCTAGACTCCCTCGATCACATTAAAAATATTCTCGACATCTCTATGTTCAACATCAAGTCTCGCGGATTCAGGCTTGTGTAAGGTAGCTATGTCAAATTCTAGAGTAACACCCACCAGCGATCCTACATAGGATGCATTTTTCTCATTTATTTTATCCATGTGAATATTTCCAATATTAACCCCATGTAATGTTCAACACTCCCTTAGACCCAACATGCTCAAAGAATTCCTAGGATATACAACCATTCCAGGGTTTTTTATGGTCATCCTTTCACTGTAACATGCCTTCTCAACTTCtttgccattagaaaattatatAACATAGGTATCACGACCAATTGGTCTAGTAGCGCATCTCCACCCAAATCCTAAATATATATTAAAGGTCCACTCAATCTGTCTAGAGGGAGTTGGTCCCTCAATCACAAAAATGACAATATTGTTGCTCATATCTTTGACTTGGTTAGAAGAACTAGAATCATGAATGTAAATAGAAGACCCTATCCCTAGCCCGAAACCCACACATAGGCGCAATGCAATCCCAAGGTAACACATTGTTGCACGCAAGAAGAAGTTGACCAACTGATCAGCAACGATCACAAACAACCCGAGGTCAAAACGCAGGAACATGACCCAGTTCATTACAAGCTACGCAAACCTCAGCACCCATGGCAGTTGGTGAAGCATTTTTCCAGGCCAACGAGGGATCCTGCTGAAGTGGACCTTGTTGGTGATGCCAGCTGGTCTTGACAGTGCTGCCATGAGGCTAGGTGTTCTCGCCCATTGCACGATGTTGCGTGTGCCTCTGTAAGCTTCCATAGATGTCTCCTCCCATCGCTCCCTGCCAGCATTCCCGATGCTAGATTTTTTGTTTTTGGAGGAATTTTGGTTGCCATTGTCGTCTGGCTCGCGCTGCCACACATAGTTGTGGTAGCcgccatcgtgatctcaccccaCGTTGTAAGCCAACCCGTGGGCCCCGCCCAAAACCATCCATCTGATGGCCGCGTTTGAAGTGCGCACCCTGATCCGCCATGGTAGGCGATGTAGCAGGACAAGGAGGAGAGGCAGCGACTTGAGTGAAGGATCTTTCATCCGCCAACTATGCCCTCCCACCATTTGAAGACAGCCCCTAGCTAGGCACCACCTagaagtggtggaagaggagatcAAGATCTGGGATGGGGAGGAAGGGTTGGATTGGTTGGATCTAGGGAGAGTTATACCTAGTTTCGTCAGGCCCGAGCTCACTGTGGAGACAGGGCACTCGACATGGCTCGCTTGCAAAGTGTTTTGATTGGCCTCTACTCCCATAATGGCGtgcactgttggggaacgtagtaatttcaaaaaattcctacgcacatgcaagatcatggtgatgcatagcaacgagaggggagagtgttgtccacgtaccctcgtagaccgaaagcggaagcgttagcacaacgcggttgatgtagtcgtacgtcttcacgatctgaccgatcaagtaccgaacgcacgacacctccgagttcagcacacgttcagctcgatgacgtccctcgaactccgatccagccgagctttgagggagagttccgtcagcacgacggcatggtggcgatgatgatgttctaccgacgcagagcttcgcctaagcaccgctacgatattatcgaggtggattatggtggagggggcaccgcacacggctaagagatcaagagatcaattgttgtgtccccaaggggtgccccctccccgtatataaaggagtggaggaaggggagggccgaccctctctatggcgcgccctaggaggagtcctactcccaccgggagtaggattccccccttccaagtagtaggagtaggagtcaaggaaaggggagagagaagagaaggaaggagggggcgcagcccctcccccaagtccaattcggactaggccttgggggggggggcgcccaacctctcctctctctttcccctaaagcccaataaggcccatatactccccggcgaattcccgtaactctccggtactccgaaaaatacccgaatcactcggaacctttctgatgtccgaatatagtcgtccaatatatcgatctttacgtcctgaccatttcgagactcctcgtcatgtccccgatctcatccgggactccgaactaccttcggtacatcaaaacacataaactcataatataaccgtcatcgaactttaagcgtgcggaccctacgggttcaagaactatgtagacatgaccaagacacgtctccggtcaataaccaatagcggaacctggatgctcatattggctcccacatattctacgaagatctttatcggtcagaccgcataacaacatacgttgttccctttgtcatcggtatgttacttgcccgagattcgatcatcggtatctcaatacatagttcaatctcgttaccggcaagtctctttactcgttctgtaatacatcatcccgcaactaactcattagttgcaacgcttgcaaggcttatagtgatgtgcattaccgagtgggcccagagatacctctctgacaatcgaagtgacaaatcctaatctcgaaatatgccaacccaacaagtaccttcgaagacacctgtagagcacctttataatcacccagttacgttgtgacgtttggtagcatacaaagtgttcctccggtaaacgggagttgcataatctcatagtcataggaacatgtataagtcatgaagaagcaatagcagaatactaaacgatcgtgtgctaagctaacggaatgggtcaagtgaatcatatcattctcctaatgatgtgatcccgttaatcaaatgaaaaatcatgtctatggttaggaaacataaccatctttgatcaacgagctagtcaagtagaggcatactagtgacactttgtttgtctatgtattcacacaagtattatgtttctggttaatacaattctagcatgaataataaacatttatcatgatataaggaaataaataataactttattattgcctctagggcatatttccttcatgcacACCCATAGTTGGGCCTATGATGCATGGGTCATCTGATCTCCAAGGTATGGCCCGCTCCTTGCGAAATGGTATGCAAACACACCCCACCACCACCGAGTTAAGAGGGTCATCTCGATTGTCCAACGACGATGGTCAGAGAGGAGATGCCGGTGCCACGAGAGGAGTGGAGGGAAGTGGAGGTTAGTGGTGATGGTCAGCATGAGGCGAAGGGGAGGAAAGAGACGTGAGAAAATCCATCCAAAATGGAATATAATTGTTTGGTTTTAAGGGCGTGCACAACATGGCGCCTCCGTGTCAGGTCTGGATGAGGCAAACATCGgctggagaggagaggagagcaTGAGGCAAACATCGGCTGGCAACTAGCCGCTATTGATTCGAATTCATGATGGCGAAGTACGAGCACATATAGTAGGTAGAATTATGTATAAGTTTAGTTAGCAGTAAAGTCGGTCCAATCCATTCATTTTTCTTAGCAAAGCAGTCCATTtatttaatgtttgaaaactccGAAATTTCACACAAAACCGCAAGATCATCCTTGCACAAAAAAGACCATCATACGGTAATTTGTTTGCCAACATATTTCACTCCTCTAAGTCTTTGCATCAACATTCAAGTATCTAATCATTGTCTTGCTTTGTGAGATAATTCTCTTTCTTAAAAATACCCTCATCTTGCTCATTGTATATCATAATGACAATTTGAAGTAAAATTGTGAAAACTCTCTTTGGTAACCGATTGTGTGTGACGATTGACTATGAAGTGTATGAGCCCTTTTACTTTCCCCACCATGCTTCAAGGGGTTAATCTTTTTACGACAAATGGTGTTCTATTTTTTATGTCATATGCTCTTTTGTATCATTTTAGGTTAGTTATAATAATTGTTAAAAGCATGCATCAAAAACTGTAGAAAAGGCAAACATACTTTAGGAGTACCCCATGGTAAACAGAGCTTgccgttttgattttttttgaaaaactctGCTCATGGACTTTTTTTGAACAACTACAAAACCATATGGATATGACTAAACTCCTACTCACCTTTAACCTCGATGGAGTATCAATCCCATAGCGTCCTCTGCCGCCTTTTTCCAACAATGACAATGAGACTCCAATATCCCGCCCTCGGTGATGATGAGCTTCTCAAGTTTTCTGATTCACCGTGGTCGTGTACACCTACAAACCAAAGTGGTGGCGGCGACAGTAGCACCTCTGGCCGTTTGGGCTCTCAGTTCTTTGGCTTCAGATCCGGCGACCGTGACTTCGTCTTCGAGATGTTTGGCAACGATGACTTCCCGTCCGCGGGGCTACAGTGGCGCGCCATCGGCCCATCCTGGAGGTTGGAGAAGTGTGAGATCCCAGGGACCTGGTTGTAATTTCTTTCTTTTTCAAGGGTGTCTTGTACTGCTGGTCTGTGGTTAATAGATCTGAGGGTCTTTTCGTAAAAAAAGAAATACACCTACAAACCAAAGCGGGTGGCTAAGCCGGTGCAACAGGAATAGTCAATTCAATTCCACTACCAATGCAACCATCACCGTCGAACACGCCTTCCTCATTTCCTTCTCATCCCGGACTCCCCTCCCAACCACACCCCCCTTCCCACGTGCGCGGTGTCTTCACTTTTCTCCACCCACGTGTCTTCCAGGCAAATGTTTTCTCATTTTAATTGTCAACATACTTTCTACTGTTTGCAAAATTTACAGTTCAAAATTATGCAATGAAGACTGAAAAGGGGTCGAACGAGGATTAAGTCTGAAGTATTCCGAGACAAAGGAAGACACATAAACCTGCTCGGAGTACAACAAAAAACTCAAAGAGCCCTCGGTAACCCCGCCGGAACCCCCAAACCCTTctgcccccgcccccgcccccgcccccgccccctaCATTCCGATGGCGACGGCGGTGTCGGCGCCCGTCTCCACGGCCACGGTGCGGGTCTCCAATATCCCGCCCTCCGCCGTTGCGAAGGAGCTCCTAGCATTCTTCGATTCCGCTGTCGCCGGTGCCGGCGAAGCCTACGCCTGCGAGatcgccgccgcccgacgcggcTGGTTAAGTCGAGGCGATGGGAGCGTCCAGTTCGATTCCACCGCCACCGCAATCCTCGCCGCCGAACTCGCCTCCTCCGGTCGCCTACCCCGCTTTCTCGGCTCCCTCCTCCCCGTCTCCCCTGCCCCCGCGGACCTTCTCCCCCGCGCGCCCGACCTTTCTCTCCGCGTGGCCGACGCCCGCCTCCTTGTCGGCAACCGCGTGGCCGAGCGCGAATTCGAGGCGGCCGACACTTGGGACAGCGTCCGCGTGGAGGTCatcccggggaagcggcgcatcgacCTGTACCTCAATCACGATTCCCAGAGGTACAGGCTTGAGGTGTTCTTCGAGGACATCAGGAACTGCTACCAGTGCAGCTTCGATGGGGCCGGCGCCATCTTGCTTCAGGTGAGCTGCTCACGgtgtttattttttatttttaacgTTGAAGACTGCAGGAGAGGCTCCTACAGTCATATATTAATAAAAAAAAGTACAAGGGTGTGGTGGGGCTTTTGCCCCAATCACAGTGTACTAGGGTTCAGAGGTATAAGTGATTACAGGGGATTAAAGTAGTTTGGCTAGCCCTAGGCAATCTCTCTGGCAAATTCAGTAATGAACCCTAGCAGCTCAGATTTTGTCCTGTGTTGCAACAACAAGAAATCTTCTCTGAATCTTGACAACCAGGACCTGTGGGAAGGCGTCACTCCTCTGAAGATGAGGTTATTCCTCTCCTTCCAGATCGACCACGCTGCTGTGGTGAACACTTCCATGATCATGGGTTTGGACCAAGTTTGTTTAGCCGCTGCCATCCAGTCAAACCTATCTCCTTCTGTTGCCCAGGTCAACCCAACTGAAGTCCAGCACGTGTAGGAGAAACTGCAGGTATAGAACAAATGTTCCAGAGTTTCTTCTTGTTGGGTTTGGCAGAGCACACAGTAGTCTGTCCTGTCTGTCGATGAGCCCACTACATAATGCCTACGGTTGAGCATGTTCTTGGTGTTTTAATCTGTCGGGCAAGAGGAGCCACGCAAAAACCCTTAGCTTCATTGTACACCACGACTTCCAAATCCACCGAAAAGCCTGATCAGCCGTAACATTTTCAAAGCAGAACTTGTAATATCTGGACGATGAATATTTGGGCCCCCATGTGTATGTCCAAACATCTCTCTGCTCTAGGTCTATCTGACACTCAGCGGTCACCAGCTGCAAATCCCACGCTTCTTGTGTCGCCTGTGGAGACAGAGGCAGAAAGAAGACCACTTCTGCACTTTTCGCGCTTAGGATTTCATGGACAGTCACTTCTTCAGATATAGCATAGGAGTGTGCTCTTGGCAATCCTTCTTGGAAGATTACCTTGCACCATTTATCTTTCCAAAATAGTGTGCTGGAGCCATCCCCTATTTTAACCGTGGAGATTCCTCTGAAGATAGGAGACAGCGACATTACTTCTCTCCACCAGAACGACCCGCATGGTCCAGTGGCGTGCGGGATTCTGTCCACATAGTACGTGTCCCAGATCAAGGTCACCCATGGCAAATCGTGTCTTTTATAGAATTTGTCTGAGAACTTGAGCAAGCAGTTTGGTTATTAGCTTCAGACAACAGTTTAGCAGTGTGATGGGGTGAAAATCTTTTGCTGTCTGGGGCGAGTGGATCTTCAGAATGAGAATGATGAACCCGGTGTTTATGCTTTCAAGATTGAGTTCTCCTGCGTGGAAATCATGACAAAGCTGATAAAAGCCAGGTTTGATTATATGCTAGCATGATTTGGTAAAGTGACCACTAAACCCATCCGGCCCTGGAGCTCTGCCGGCCGGCATGGTTCCAACCACCTCATCAATTTCCGCCCTAGTCAATGGGACATAAAGTTCTTTCAGTCCATCAATCTTGGTAATGATAGAGCCTGGGTCGAATTTCTGATTTGGAGGCGAAGATTCCCCCAATCTTTCTTTAAACGCATTGAGCAGTATCCCTTTGTTGCCTGCGTGGTTCTCAATTTCAGTGCCATCGGGTAATTTCAGCATGGCGATGAAGTTATTTCGGTATCGCTCTGTGGCCATCCGGTGGAAATTTTTCGTAGTTTCCTCTCCAAAACGAATAACCCTGACAGTGCATCTTTTTCTCTAGTGTTGGTTCTGAATGTTCAGAGGCTGCAGTAGGTGAGTTTTTAGAATTCGCCTGAAGTTCGATTCTGGGGTTGTGAGTGTTCTCAGGTTTTCAATTTCATCCAGCtcgttaacggcccattcagtgtTTTGGATCAGCACTTTGAGACGTGAGAGGCCTTTACTCCACTTCTTAAGGGTGTACCTTAGTCTTCTCATTTTCTGGCAAATCCTGGCTGCACTATTATGCAAATAACTTGGTTTGGACCAAGAAGTATTCACCACATCAAAGAAGCCTCTGTGCTGCACCCAGTAAGATTCTAACCTGAAAATTTTGCTTGCGGGGATCGATGATCCTATACTGACCAAACAAGGCGTGTGGTCGGGGATTGGTTTGGCCATGGCAGTAACCTTGGTATTAGGATATACTGAAGTCCAATTGTTAGACGTGAAGAACCAGTCGAGTTGGTCACCATGTTGCTGTGATACTTCTGTTTTTCCTGTGTACATTATATATTAGTCAGACGTTGCGGTTATAGGGCGAAGTAGAAATTTGAAGAAGGAAGCTCTAGATGTACTTCCTCCCTCAATACTTGCGCGAGCTGAAAAATTGGCAAGTTCTCGAGTCAGTAAAATAGAGTGAACCATCACAGTGGTCTGGTTTGCAATTATGCGTTAGAGCCCATAATGTAAGATGGATAGTGGTGCAACTTTTATTTCCACTCCTATAAATATCTCAGTTGGTGGTTACTAATTGGAGTGAAATGAATATGAAGCTTATCTACACATCACCGTTACTTTTCTAAATTTACTGATTGCCATACTTCTTAGACTATAAGTTGGTGAGGCGCAACACTCTTTTAATTCTTTCTATAATTCTGAAGTTGGTAAAATATATATTATCTTGACTAATGTTAATTTACTATTTGTTTCAGCTCATGTATGCTCCAAGGATATGCACAACAATTTCTGGGCCTGCAGTTTATTCAAGGTTCTCAGATGACCGCTTTCATGCATGCAAGGAGGATGCAAAATTTACCTGGGTCAGAGCACTAGATTTTACACGCAACCACTCTTTTGGGAAGTGTTCAACTCTTGCCCTCGTACTTGATGAAGGTGCACCAGTGTCATTTATTCTCAACAGCTTGCCTTTGTCAGGAGAATTAGGGGAATTGGTCATTTCTTCAATGGAATTTTTTGGCCCATCGTCCAAAGTCGTTCCCCTTGTTGACTGCCCAAGTGGTTGTTCAGTGTCGTATGAAGTTCTGTTTCGTCTAAATTCTCTTGTTCACATGGGGAAGATAGTTGCCAAGGATGTTAATGCTGATCTGTTTAGAGCTCTTCAAGAAATACCAGTTCATATTTCAAGGAGGGTTTTTGAGAAAATGAGCAAGCTAGAGTTTACATGCTATGAACCTTTGCGATTTATCCAGCAGGAGGCTCATAGCAGGAAGAGGGGCCAAGATGCTTTGCTTTCCAGTAAGACTGAAGGTGAAGGAAAGTTAATGATGTGTTACAGAATTCACATCACTCCATCCAAAATATACTGCTTGGGACCTGAGGAAGAAGTTTCAAATTATGTGGTTAAGCATCACAAACAGTATGCTTCTGACTTTGCTAGAGTTACTTTTGTCGACGAAGACTGGAGTAAGCTCTTTCCAGATGCTATCTCAGCTAGAACTGGACGAGGGTTCTTTTCTCAGCCCTTGAAAACTGGCCTATATTATCGTATTTTATCCATCCTGAAAGAAGGATTTTCCATTGGTCCAAAGAAGTATGAATTCCTGGCCTTCTCAGCAAGTCAACTTCGTGGAAGTTCTGTTTGGATGTTTGCTTCTAATGATTCCCTGAAGGCCGAGGATATAAGAAGGTGGATGGGCAACTTTGAAGATATTCGTTCAGTATCTAAGTGTGCGGCTAGAATGGGCCAGCTGTTCAGCTCCTCCAGACAAACACTTGAAATCCTACCACGGGATGTAGAAGAGATTCCAGATATTGAAGTCACAACTGATGGCAGTAAATACATATTTTCTGATGGTATCGGGAAGATCTCTGAGAGACTTGCTAAAGAAATGGCTTGCCGAATTGGATTAGACTATACTAACCCTCCTTCAGCTTTTCAAATAAGGTATGGTGGCTACAAAGGAGTTGTTGCTGTGGACCCTGATTCCTTTCGTAATCTTTCTCTGCGACCTAGTATGAAGAAATTCGAATCAAAGAGCAGAATGTTTAACATTACAAGTACCAGCAAATCCCAACCATGCTATATGAATCGTGAAGTTATCTCTCTCCTTTCAACTTtggggataagagatgagatattTGAGTCGATGCAACAAAATGATATGCATGAATTAGATGAAATGCTGACCAACAGAGAAGCTGCTCTCTCTGTTCTGGGGAAAATTGGTAGTGCAGAAACAAAGACAGCATCGAAAATTTTACTGCAAGGCTATGAACCAAGTTTAGAGCCTTACCTGTTGATGATTCTTAAGGCCCATCAGGATAATAGGCTGACTGACATAAGAACTAGATGTAAGATTCATGTTCCAAAAGGCCGTGTTCTTATTGGTTGTTTGGATGAAACAGGTGAATTAGAATATGGTCAAGTGTACATCAGAATTACAAAGAACAGCAAAGAGCAGAAGGATAATTGTCAGCCATATTTTGCTGAAGATAATGGGAAAGAGAAAACAGCAGTTGTTGTTGGAAAAGTTGCAGTATCGAAAAATCCTTGTCTCCATCCTGGTGACATCAGAGTACTTGAAGCTGTCTATGACCATGGTTTGTACGCTAAGAACCTGGTTGATTGTGTTGTCTTCCCCCAAAGAGGAGAAAGGTAATGTCGTATGTTATACTGAAACTGAAAGACGATCATCTAGAGTTTATATTGCTCTGGTAATGCCTTCAGAGGCGCTCAAATCTCTATTGAAGTGTTTGTCAGCGTGTTCGTTTCCATGTTAAATTGATATCCAGTCATGTTACGTACTTACATCTCTACCTATTGATGAATGTTGCCAATGCTTGCTTTCTCCTTCAATTAATCTTTGATGTTTAATAGGCCTCGTCCATATAGACTTTAATCTTTGATGTTAATCAGGCCTCATCCAAATGAATGCTCCGGGGGCGATTTGGACGGTGACCTCTATTTTATCACTTGGGATGAGAAACTGATTCCAGAGAAGGTTGATTTACCTATGGACTACACTGCAGCAAGGCCACGCATAATGGATCATGTTGTTACACTTGAGGTATATTCCTCACTGTTTATTCATTTTAATTTCTCTTACTAGGTTGTTGCTGCTAATTTTTACCGAAGATTGTTTTATTTGACTAATATCAATTTTTATACTTGCAATTGCAAATATAATCAAAATCTCAGTTTTTTACAATCTGTAGCATTTCAATAATACTAAAAGAAAATGTGCGCTTCGCCGCATGTTTTCCATATTTATGCCATGTTTCCTGTTGTAAATCATCAAATAAGGAATTCTTTAAACAAAACTTCTGATGCAAACAAATCATAGGCTAACATCATTCATTTTGAACAACTTCTTATTGCCTGCCTATTTGTTCATGGGCTCCCAGAGAGCCTGAGAAGATATATTAGCTAGGTTTTGAAGTTGACAAAATGGGAAGGAAAAACTGCAGTGTAGGATCTACTCCAGTAGACTGAACCACAAAGCTGACCTCCTGGAAGCATCGATTAGAATAAAGATGATCTTGTAAAGAAACCAAAACATGCAAACAAGTTTGCGACCTGAACCAATTGAGCTTTCAGTGAGATGAGTGAAACCAATGGCATTGGCAACCTCCCAATAAATTCTATTGTCAGGCAGATCATCATTCACAGTATTAGTAGGATGTTATGACCGGTTTAGCTTATAACCGGAGGAGGCCCACCGGGCAGTAGTTAGGGGCTTGGCCCacaagttatcttaggttaattcttatgcaagttatctaggttataaatataggctgtaagactgttatctaggttataaatataggctgtaagactctttttggaattaagcaataagaatattattatccctattgcccggctcccagaggagccggaaccctagccgcctctaaccctagccgccgccgccatcttccTCCGACGCGACGGTGCCCAGCCGCCGGCGCGCCCGATCAACGCCCCGTCCCACTCCATCCTTCCCCTACAACCTACGGAGCAGGTTCGGTAGGATCCCTAGTTCTACCAATTTGGTATCCAGAGACTCCGGTTCGGTCATGTCTTCTCCATCACCCACGCCGCCGCTGCcctccggcaccaccacctcactGTCCGCCCCCCCGATGACCACCAATGGAGCTCCGACGCTGCCCGGGCCGAGCGCCACCACGGGGGCCCCAACGCCGCCGGCGCCAATACCGCCAGCCCGAACGCCGCCAGCTCCAGTCACCACCGTGCCACCGCCAGCCGCCGTCTTCACGCCGGAGCAGATGACCATCCCGCTGCA contains:
- the LOC109781451 gene encoding probable RNA-dependent RNA polymerase 2 isoform X1, with amino-acid sequence MATAVSAPVSTATVRVSNIPPSAVAKELLAFFDSAVAGAGEAYACEIAAARRGWLSRGDGSVQFDSTATAILAAELASSGRLPRFLGSLLPVSPAPADLLPRAPDLSLRVADARLLVGNRVAEREFEAADTWDSVRVEVIPGKRRIDLYLNHDSQRYRLEVFFEDIRNCYQCSFDGAGAILLQLMYAPRICTTISGPAVYSRFSDDRFHACKEDAKFTWVRALDFTRNHSFGKCSTLALVLDEGAPVSFILNSLPLSGELGELVISSMEFFGPSSKVVPLVDCPSGCSVSYEVLFRLNSLVHMGKIVAKDVNADLFRALQEIPVHISRRVFEKMSKLEFTCYEPLRFIQQEAHSRKRGQDALLSSKTEGEGKLMMCYRIHITPSKIYCLGPEEEVSNYVVKHHKQYASDFARVTFVDEDWSKLFPDAISARTGRGFFSQPLKTGLYYRILSILKEGFSIGPKKYEFLAFSASQLRGSSVWMFASNDSLKAEDIRRWMGNFEDIRSVSKCAARMGQLFSSSRQTLEILPRDVEEIPDIEVTTDGSKYIFSDGIGKISERLAKEMACRIGLDYTNPPSAFQIRYGGYKGVVAVDPDSFRNLSLRPSMKKFESKSRMFNITSTSKSQPCYMNREVISLLSTLGIRDEIFESMQQNDMHELDEMLTNREAALSVLGKIGSAETKTASKILLQGYEPSLEPYLLMILKAHQDNRLTDIRTRCKIHVPKGRVLIGCLDETGELEYGQVYIRITKNSKEQKDNCQPYFAEDNGKEKTAVVVGKVAVSKNPCLHPGDIRVLEAVYDHGLYAKNLVDCVVFPQRGERPHPNECSGGDLDGDLYFITWDEKLIPEKVDLPMDYTAARPRIMDHVVTLEEIQKYFVDYMINDSLGAISTAHLVHADRHPMKARSPECLQLAALHSMAVDFAKTGAPAEMPRSLRPKEYPDFMERWDKPTYISNGALGKLYRAAASRMQSAPAPSSLAQSSPAFDPDLEVPGFEEFLASAEECYDMYAEKLSTLMSYYGAEHEDEILTGNIRNRLLYLKKDNKRYFEMKDRIIDSVDGLHKEVQGWFTNRPKAEASRRASAWYRVTYHPEHRRPGKKQFWSFPWIVCDELLKIKESSKRCRQQVDGAAA
- the LOC109781451 gene encoding probable RNA-dependent RNA polymerase 2 isoform X2, encoding MYAPRICTTISGPAVYSRFSDDRFHACKEDAKFTWVRALDFTRNHSFGKCSTLALVLDEGAPVSFILNSLPLSGELGELVISSMEFFGPSSKVVPLVDCPSGCSVSYEVLFRLNSLVHMGKIVAKDVNADLFRALQEIPVHISRRVFEKMSKLEFTCYEPLRFIQQEAHSRKRGQDALLSSKTEGEGKLMMCYRIHITPSKIYCLGPEEEVSNYVVKHHKQYASDFARVTFVDEDWSKLFPDAISARTGRGFFSQPLKTGLYYRILSILKEGFSIGPKKYEFLAFSASQLRGSSVWMFASNDSLKAEDIRRWMGNFEDIRSVSKCAARMGQLFSSSRQTLEILPRDVEEIPDIEVTTDGSKYIFSDGIGKISERLAKEMACRIGLDYTNPPSAFQIRYGGYKGVVAVDPDSFRNLSLRPSMKKFESKSRMFNITSTSKSQPCYMNREVISLLSTLGIRDEIFESMQQNDMHELDEMLTNREAALSVLGKIGSAETKTASKILLQGYEPSLEPYLLMILKAHQDNRLTDIRTRCKIHVPKGRVLIGCLDETGELEYGQVYIRITKNSKEQKDNCQPYFAEDNGKEKTAVVVGKVAVSKNPCLHPGDIRVLEAVYDHGLYAKNLVDCVVFPQRGERPHPNECSGGDLDGDLYFITWDEKLIPEKVDLPMDYTAARPRIMDHVVTLEEIQKYFVDYMINDSLGAISTAHLVHADRHPMKARSPECLQLAALHSMAVDFAKTGAPAEMPRSLRPKEYPDFMERWDKPTYISNGALGKLYRAAASRMQSAPAPSSLAQSSPAFDPDLEVPGFEEFLASAEECYDMYAEKLSTLMSYYGAEHEDEILTGNIRNRLLYLKKDNKRYFEMKDRIIDSVDGLHKEVQGWFTNRPKAEASRRASAWYRVTYHPEHRRPGKKQFWSFPWIVCDELLKIKESSKRCRQQVDGAAA